The proteins below are encoded in one region of Segatella copri:
- a CDS encoding ATPase gives MKILIADSGSTKTDWALVDEQGNVMVTCKTQGISPIHQSDAEILDVLCKELVLSEQPQEVFFYGSGVTEAMKSRMKSLLQQSFPEAKVEAEGDMLGAARALFGKKPGIACILGTGANSCLYDGEKIVMNTPPLGYILGDEGSGAVIGKLFLNGIFKGTLPVSLKNKYLAWSGLDYPTIINKVYRQPLANRFLASICPFISEQIAEGEKHENGTDELNEAMALYRMILESFNQFYAKNLTPYIKYVKASTEDISQLEPGMKAWHSSLEEEIPMLGFVGSIAYYFESPLRNVMEDEFHLKISQILKAPMPGLIKYHIN, from the coding sequence ATGAAGATACTCATAGCAGATAGTGGCAGTACCAAGACCGATTGGGCTCTGGTTGATGAACAGGGTAACGTGATGGTTACTTGTAAGACGCAGGGCATCAGTCCGATTCATCAGAGTGATGCCGAGATATTGGATGTGTTGTGTAAGGAACTTGTTCTGTCAGAGCAGCCTCAGGAGGTTTTCTTTTATGGCAGTGGAGTAACCGAGGCGATGAAGTCTCGCATGAAATCACTCTTGCAGCAGTCTTTTCCCGAAGCCAAGGTTGAGGCAGAAGGTGATATGCTGGGAGCAGCCCGTGCCCTCTTTGGCAAGAAACCGGGTATCGCCTGTATTTTGGGAACCGGTGCCAACAGTTGTCTTTACGATGGAGAGAAGATTGTGATGAACACGCCTCCGTTGGGATATATCCTGGGCGATGAGGGTAGTGGGGCAGTAATCGGCAAACTTTTCCTCAATGGTATCTTCAAGGGCACATTGCCTGTATCTCTAAAGAATAAATATCTTGCCTGGTCGGGCTTGGATTATCCTACTATTATTAATAAGGTGTACAGACAGCCGCTTGCCAATCGCTTCCTGGCTTCCATCTGTCCTTTTATCTCAGAACAGATAGCAGAAGGTGAGAAACACGAGAACGGGACTGACGAACTGAACGAAGCGATGGCTCTCTATCGCATGATACTGGAGAGTTTCAATCAGTTCTACGCAAAGAATCTAACACCTTATATTAAATATGTCAAGGCGAGCACCGAGGATATAAGCCAGTTGGAGCCAGGCATGAAGGCATGGCATTCATCCTTGGAAGAAGAAATCCCGATGCTTGGTTTTGTTGGAAGCATTGCCTATTACTTTGAATCACCTTTGAGAAATGTGATGGAGGATGAGTTTCATCTCAAGATTTCCCAGATTTTGAAAGCCCCGATGCCGGGGTTGATAAAATATCATATTAATTAA
- the kdsA gene encoding 3-deoxy-8-phosphooctulonate synthase, whose translation MATFIAGPCVIESMELLETVAQELVRINEKLGTQIIFKASFDKANRTSIHSFRGPGLEKGLQMLGDIREKYNLQVTTDIHESYQASAAGEVCDILQIPAFLCRQTDLLVSAAKTGKTVNIKKAQFLSGRDMKYPVEKALESGAKEVWLTERGNCFGYNNLVVDFRNIPDMKEIVPNVIMDCTHSVQRPSAGDGKTVGDRKFVPAMAKAAKAFGATGYFFEVHPDPDQGKSDAANMLELNKLESLIEELL comes from the coding sequence ATGGCAACATTCATAGCAGGTCCTTGCGTCATCGAGTCAATGGAACTATTGGAAACAGTAGCTCAGGAACTCGTCCGCATCAACGAAAAGTTAGGAACCCAAATCATATTCAAGGCTTCATTCGACAAAGCCAACCGTACCAGCATCCACTCTTTCCGTGGTCCAGGACTGGAGAAAGGACTCCAGATGCTGGGAGATATCAGGGAGAAGTACAACCTTCAGGTTACAACAGATATTCATGAGAGTTATCAGGCTTCAGCAGCAGGCGAAGTATGTGATATTCTCCAGATTCCAGCCTTCCTCTGCCGACAGACCGACCTTCTGGTTTCTGCAGCCAAGACAGGCAAAACCGTCAACATCAAGAAGGCACAGTTCCTGAGCGGAAGAGATATGAAATATCCTGTAGAAAAAGCATTGGAGAGCGGTGCCAAGGAAGTTTGGCTCACAGAACGCGGCAACTGTTTCGGCTATAACAATCTCGTGGTAGATTTCAGAAACATCCCTGACATGAAGGAGATTGTGCCAAATGTCATCATGGACTGTACCCATAGCGTTCAGCGCCCGAGTGCAGGTGACGGCAAGACCGTAGGCGACCGTAAATTCGTTCCAGCAATGGCAAAGGCGGCTAAAGCTTTCGGAGCTACCGGCTACTTCTTTGAAGTACATCCAGACCCAGACCAGGGCAAGAGCGATGCAGCCAATATGCTGGAATTAAACAAGTTGGAATCACTTATAGAAGAACTCCTGTAA
- a CDS encoding SusC/RagA family TonB-linked outer membrane protein yields the protein MRKTSQKFSQSHMLCKVALVAIMLVFQAMLGIGAGVLNAQTVKGTVISGSDNEPLIGASVMVQGTKTGAVTDLDGNFTIEAKNGQTLEVSYLGFITQKIKVTGSTINVTLNEDKQSLDEVVVVGYGVQKKKLVTGATVQLKGDDIAKLNTTNPLSAMQGQTPGVNIVSTSGQPGAAMSVTIRGLGTVGNSQPLYLIDGVGGDITTLNPADIESIDVLKDAASAAIYGAQAANGVVLVTTKSGKEGSGKITYDGYVGWQTLGRKFEMLNANQYMQIMDEARLNSGMSPVDWTSLNAIRDIDGNVYNTDWIDQAVDNGALTTSHSLAFTGGSKTSTYSISGGYTGQDGLIGGSDVSYYKRYNLRANSEHKMYNGLITIGEHIGFVYKDSRGMGTGNIYNNNLRSAFSTSPLVPVYDADGNYYSTINSDWNPNDGNPYGTMMMNRYNQSKNTSVDANVYLQIEPIKNLKFKTVFAVNYGGSNYRSFSPIYKFTPQSGNGVTSVNQSHGNGTSLVWTNTLTYDFDIKSHHISALIGSETSKYDGSSTGSYGLNLTAGFDDWEHAYVANTEMSNENRKISGGPYDSTRGQSFFARMGWSWKDRYMVNATMRADGSSKFARGHRWGYFPSVSAGWTITEEDFMKSSASWLDFLKLRLSWGQVGNANIKCYQYLAPVSTSNTNYNFGTDGGTTGWNMGAYTSRLANENVKWETSEQYNVGLDARFLRQRLSLTFDAYIKNTKDWLVQAPVLATAGTGGPIINGGDVKNKGIELGLSWNDQIGKDFVYSVGANFAYNHNEVGAIPTKDGIIHGQENQIYQNAEEFYRAENGHAIGYFWGYKTAGIFQNQQDINNWIAAGNGVMQSNVQPGDVKYIDINHDGVINANDKVDLGNGLPKYTFGFNFTLGYKGFDLSANFTGAAGFQIAQSYRDPSSSQANYSRRILNRWTGEGTSNEIPRVTYGDVGNWLFSDLYLQDGDYIRLQNLTLGYDFKKLIAWKGLSKMRLYFQVQNLFTLTKYDGMDPEIGSFNGTDGNSSDSWVSGVDMGYYPHPRTFIVGLNLAF from the coding sequence ATGAGAAAAACATCTCAGAAATTCTCGCAGAGCCACATGCTCTGCAAAGTTGCTCTGGTAGCCATCATGTTGGTGTTCCAGGCAATGTTAGGAATCGGAGCGGGTGTCCTCAATGCTCAGACGGTTAAGGGTACTGTCATCTCTGGCAGTGACAATGAACCATTGATTGGTGCAAGTGTCATGGTGCAGGGTACAAAGACGGGTGCCGTTACTGACCTGGATGGTAACTTTACCATTGAAGCAAAAAATGGACAAACACTCGAAGTTTCGTATCTGGGCTTTATCACCCAAAAGATTAAAGTTACAGGTTCGACAATCAACGTAACCTTAAATGAAGACAAGCAGTCACTTGATGAAGTTGTCGTAGTAGGTTACGGTGTTCAGAAGAAAAAGCTGGTGACGGGTGCTACCGTTCAGTTGAAGGGTGACGACATCGCCAAGCTTAACACCACCAACCCTCTTTCTGCCATGCAGGGACAGACACCTGGTGTTAACATCGTTTCTACTTCTGGTCAGCCAGGTGCAGCCATGAGTGTTACCATTCGTGGTTTGGGTACCGTAGGAAACTCTCAGCCTCTTTACTTGATTGATGGTGTGGGTGGTGATATCACAACCTTGAACCCTGCCGACATCGAGAGCATCGACGTGTTGAAGGATGCTGCTTCTGCTGCTATCTATGGTGCACAGGCTGCCAATGGTGTAGTCCTTGTTACAACCAAGAGCGGTAAGGAAGGTTCCGGTAAGATTACATACGATGGATATGTAGGATGGCAGACTCTGGGGCGTAAGTTTGAAATGCTCAATGCTAACCAGTACATGCAGATTATGGATGAGGCTCGTCTCAACTCAGGTATGTCTCCTGTAGATTGGACTTCTTTGAACGCTATTCGTGATATAGATGGTAATGTATATAATACAGACTGGATTGACCAGGCTGTAGATAATGGTGCCTTGACCACCAGCCACAGTTTGGCTTTTACCGGTGGTAGCAAGACTTCTACTTATTCTATTTCTGGCGGTTATACCGGACAGGATGGTTTGATTGGCGGTTCTGATGTCTCTTATTATAAAAGGTATAATCTTCGTGCCAATTCAGAACACAAGATGTATAACGGCTTAATTACTATTGGTGAGCATATCGGTTTTGTTTATAAGGATAGCCGTGGCATGGGTACCGGTAATATCTATAACAACAACCTCCGTAGTGCTTTCTCTACTTCTCCTCTGGTTCCTGTTTATGATGCAGACGGCAATTACTATTCTACTATCAATTCCGATTGGAATCCTAATGATGGCAACCCTTATGGTACCATGATGATGAACCGTTACAATCAGAGCAAGAATACTTCTGTGGATGCAAATGTTTATTTGCAGATTGAACCTATCAAGAACTTGAAGTTCAAGACTGTCTTTGCTGTGAATTATGGCGGTTCCAACTATCGCTCTTTTTCTCCAATTTACAAGTTCACTCCTCAGAGTGGTAATGGAGTAACATCTGTAAACCAGAGCCACGGTAATGGTACATCTTTGGTATGGACAAATACTTTGACTTATGATTTCGATATCAAATCACATCATATCAGTGCTTTGATTGGTAGTGAGACCAGTAAGTATGATGGTAGTTCTACAGGTAGCTATGGCTTGAATCTGACTGCCGGCTTTGATGATTGGGAGCATGCTTATGTAGCCAATACAGAAATGAGCAATGAAAACCGCAAGATTAGTGGTGGTCCATACGATTCTACTCGTGGACAGTCTTTCTTCGCTCGTATGGGTTGGTCATGGAAGGATCGCTATATGGTGAATGCAACGATGCGTGCCGATGGTTCTTCTAAGTTTGCAAGAGGTCATCGTTGGGGCTATTTCCCTTCTGTTTCTGCAGGTTGGACTATTACTGAGGAAGATTTCATGAAATCAAGTGCTTCTTGGTTGGATTTCTTGAAACTTCGTCTTTCTTGGGGTCAGGTTGGTAATGCTAATATCAAGTGCTATCAGTATTTGGCTCCTGTATCTACATCCAATACCAATTACAACTTTGGTACTGATGGTGGTACTACTGGTTGGAATATGGGTGCTTATACCAGCCGTTTGGCGAATGAGAATGTGAAGTGGGAAACTTCTGAGCAGTATAACGTAGGTTTGGATGCTCGTTTCCTCCGCCAGCGACTCTCTTTGACATTTGATGCATATATCAAGAATACTAAGGATTGGTTGGTACAGGCTCCTGTCTTGGCTACTGCTGGTACAGGTGGTCCGATCATCAATGGTGGTGATGTGAAGAATAAGGGTATTGAACTTGGTCTTTCCTGGAATGACCAGATTGGTAAGGATTTTGTCTATAGTGTAGGTGCCAACTTCGCATACAACCATAATGAAGTAGGTGCTATCCCAACGAAGGATGGTATCATCCACGGTCAGGAAAATCAGATTTATCAGAATGCAGAAGAGTTCTATCGTGCAGAGAATGGTCATGCAATCGGTTACTTCTGGGGGTACAAGACAGCAGGTATTTTCCAGAACCAGCAGGATATCAATAACTGGATTGCAGCAGGTAATGGTGTGATGCAGAGTAATGTTCAGCCTGGTGATGTGAAGTATATTGATATTAATCACGATGGTGTAATCAATGCAAATGATAAGGTGGACCTGGGTAATGGTCTTCCTAAGTATACTTTCGGTTTCAATTTTACCCTTGGTTATAAGGGCTTTGATTTGAGTGCAAACTTTACGGGTGCTGCTGGTTTCCAGATTGCACAGTCTTATCGCGATCCAAGTTCTTCTCAGGCCAACTATAGCCGTCGCATCTTGAACCGCTGGACTGGTGAGGGTACAAGCAATGAGATTCCTCGTGTTACTTATGGAGATGTAGGTAACTGGCTCTTCTCAGATCTCTATTTGCAGGATGGTGATTACATTCGCTTGCAGAATCTTACCTTGGGTTATGATTTCAAGAAACTCATCGCTTGGAAGGGACTCTCTAAGATGCGCCTCTATTTCCAGGTACAGAATCTCTTTACTTTGACCAAGTATGATGGTATGGATCCGGAAATCGGTTCTTTCAATGGTACTGATGGTAACAGCAGCGACTCTTGGGTATCTGGTGTTGATATGGGTTACTATCCACATCCACGTACTTTCATCGTTGGTTTAAATCTTGCATTCTAA
- a CDS encoding mechanosensitive ion channel family protein: MKKRLYIIILLMMAFVLPSNAVLKEANLDTTLYMLRTELTNYHIDLERQNQAAKAQQLAVIQELISIVKQADQNSIMLYSQRNGYIFDMTYACHEATEQFKKFKSKAVPFRQMIKKNNVEVARFDSLINYLYGMNTMFLSEEAQVNRNVDLTLAVNIRRQLVEKQKQLQAYVQAYDRTDRKLQALNDYANRRYEDIQNSIFNNGGDNYLRILRNISMNYKEAKTSVTEKYKPVPGMMSQWDVRIIFILFGIIIFWGLISIFLNLFTIRIVITQLMKHGMFENRKESFMAKRPCLIMAMTVVTFAVILGIVRMAVTQNFVIMASQLLVEYSWLVGVILVSILLRVDNDKIKNTFRIYSPLMLVGFIVIVFRIILIPNDLVNLIFPPVLLLCALWQWNVIGRKHNQVLRTDKTYAFISLAVFGVSTIFAWTGFTLLAVQLIIWWTMQLTCVLTITCCEGWLSVYAKRKKLADKAITDKWLYRFIYKVLLPISGVFSFIISIYWAADVFNMSDTTWEIFNKDYIKTSNFTASLFSISEVACLYFLFNYINITSVDFMRHHFEKADPASAASKIVMFKNVMQVIIWGIWLMIALNVFQVGKSWLLAIFAGLSTGLGFASKDILENIYYGISLMMGRVKVGDYIICDGTRGKVSSISYTSTMLEATDGSVIAFQNSQLFSKNYKNMTKNHGYELDILEVGIAYGSNVKEVKQILIDALMKLDCIYQDKGVKVLLKSFDDSCITLRIVVWVNVLTQAIDDATIMECIYDTLNDHNIEIPFPQREITIKQVNN, encoded by the coding sequence ATGAAGAAGAGACTATACATCATAATTCTGCTGATGATGGCATTCGTGCTGCCAAGCAACGCTGTGCTCAAGGAAGCTAACCTGGACACAACGCTCTATATGCTGCGCACTGAATTGACCAACTATCATATAGACTTGGAAAGACAGAACCAAGCTGCCAAGGCTCAACAGTTGGCGGTAATTCAGGAACTCATCAGTATTGTGAAACAGGCTGACCAGAACTCCATCATGCTCTATTCACAACGCAACGGGTATATTTTCGACATGACGTATGCCTGTCATGAGGCTACAGAGCAGTTTAAGAAGTTTAAGTCGAAGGCTGTTCCTTTCCGCCAGATGATCAAGAAGAACAATGTTGAGGTGGCGCGTTTCGATTCGCTCATCAACTATCTCTACGGCATGAACACCATGTTTCTCAGCGAAGAAGCACAGGTGAACCGAAACGTTGACCTGACTCTGGCAGTCAATATCCGCCGCCAGCTGGTAGAGAAACAGAAACAGCTGCAAGCCTATGTGCAGGCTTACGACCGAACCGACCGTAAGTTACAGGCACTCAACGACTATGCCAACCGCAGATACGAAGATATCCAGAACAGCATCTTCAATAATGGAGGCGACAACTATCTGCGCATACTCCGCAATATCAGCATGAACTATAAGGAGGCAAAGACGTCTGTAACCGAGAAATACAAGCCCGTACCGGGCATGATGTCACAATGGGATGTTCGTATCATCTTCATCCTCTTTGGTATCATCATCTTCTGGGGGCTCATCTCCATCTTCCTCAATCTCTTTACCATCCGCATCGTGATTACCCAACTCATGAAGCATGGTATGTTCGAGAACAGAAAGGAAAGTTTTATGGCAAAACGACCATGCCTTATCATGGCTATGACAGTAGTAACCTTCGCAGTTATCCTGGGTATCGTAAGAATGGCGGTTACCCAGAACTTCGTGATTATGGCAAGCCAGCTGCTGGTAGAATATTCCTGGCTGGTTGGCGTCATCCTGGTATCTATCCTGCTACGTGTAGACAACGATAAGATCAAGAATACCTTCCGTATCTATTCGCCATTGATGCTGGTAGGTTTCATCGTTATCGTGTTCCGTATCATCCTGATACCAAACGACCTGGTAAACCTTATCTTTCCACCAGTTCTTCTGCTCTGCGCTCTCTGGCAGTGGAATGTGATTGGCAGAAAGCACAACCAGGTATTGCGCACCGACAAGACATACGCATTCATATCGCTTGCCGTATTCGGAGTAAGTACCATTTTTGCCTGGACAGGTTTCACACTGCTTGCCGTCCAGCTTATCATCTGGTGGACCATGCAGCTTACCTGCGTGCTTACCATCACCTGTTGCGAAGGATGGCTCAGCGTATATGCCAAGCGTAAGAAGTTGGCAGACAAGGCGATTACCGACAAATGGCTGTATCGCTTTATCTATAAGGTATTGCTCCCTATTTCAGGCGTGTTCTCGTTCATCATCTCTATCTACTGGGCAGCAGATGTATTCAACATGAGTGATACGACATGGGAGATATTCAACAAGGATTACATCAAGACCAGCAACTTCACAGCATCGCTTTTCAGTATTTCAGAGGTAGCTTGTCTGTACTTCCTGTTCAACTACATCAACATTACTTCTGTAGATTTCATGCGTCATCACTTCGAGAAGGCAGACCCGGCGTCGGCTGCCTCAAAGATTGTGATGTTCAAGAACGTGATGCAGGTGATTATCTGGGGTATCTGGCTGATGATAGCCCTGAATGTATTCCAGGTTGGTAAATCATGGCTGCTAGCTATCTTTGCCGGCTTATCAACCGGTCTGGGTTTTGCATCAAAGGATATTCTCGAGAACATCTACTACGGCATCTCTCTGATGATGGGCCGTGTGAAGGTGGGTGACTATATTATCTGTGACGGCACCCGTGGTAAGGTAAGCAGTATCAGTTATACCTCTACGATGCTGGAGGCTACCGACGGTTCGGTCATCGCTTTCCAGAACTCGCAGCTCTTCTCGAAGAACTACAAGAACATGACCAAGAATCACGGTTATGAGTTGGATATTCTGGAGGTAGGTATTGCTTATGGCAGTAATGTGAAGGAAGTGAAACAGATTCTGATTGATGCCCTCATGAAACTGGACTGTATCTATCAGGACAAAGGTGTAAAGGTGTTACTGAAGAGTTTCGATGACAGCTGCATCACACTCAGAATTGTGGTATGGGTGAACGTGCTTACCCAAGCCATCGACGATGCCACTATCATGGAGTGCATCTACGATACGCTCAACGATCACAACATCGAGATTCCGTTTCCACAGCGTGAAATTACAATTAAACAAGTTAATAATTAA
- a CDS encoding RagB/SusD family nutrient uptake outer membrane protein, translated as MKRKHILMSALILSALTFTSCEDFLDTSSKTDMNSETAYSTPGAAGLDLIGCYDGWQRTISDEGVGMYLTAEFASDQAFAGLGLSDAKNNNVLDQFDTGLAPSYNDMFNTDWVNYYKAIFRCNKLIQADATINWNGDTKTEGRIMGEARAIRAILYFDLARLFGDVPLLLVPTEENVPRTPVKEVYQAIFDDLKYAAENIPADAYPLSDRNTNDGRITKYAAEALLARAYLYYTGYYGEEHPACSKAEATAAINDVVENGGYELEENYKDFWMPSSDITAESKTVTGDVTKYNWQTTYAGKWYDGDGWKSGQGNLSKEIVLNMKFAVTQNYDGDGDGNTFSVYLGPRNRCANDVHIASGWGACPVTPAFVEQYKNDPRFSACVWSCQDAGFTADEADTYEYTGYYTRKYAPMCFSDGTRQEVGFKLGIAHQNLTYYQDYTIMRYADVLLMHSELNGNDWGLNKVRARVGLESVDYSIENIRKERAIELAFEGVHYWDLMRYKKDGAYAAEAIAKAQNGAKVKNGGVDATTKFVESNFTTKKGLMQIPNTQITLSGKVLTQNPGW; from the coding sequence ATGAAAAGAAAACATATATTGATGAGTGCTTTGATATTGTCTGCCTTGACATTTACGTCTTGCGAAGACTTTCTCGACACTTCATCTAAAACAGATATGAACTCTGAGACCGCTTATAGCACTCCGGGTGCTGCAGGTCTGGATCTCATTGGCTGCTATGATGGTTGGCAGCGTACAATTAGTGATGAGGGTGTGGGCATGTATCTTACTGCAGAGTTTGCTTCCGACCAGGCTTTTGCTGGTTTAGGACTTTCTGATGCTAAGAATAATAACGTGCTCGACCAGTTTGATACAGGTCTTGCTCCTTCTTATAATGATATGTTTAACACCGACTGGGTAAACTATTACAAGGCTATCTTCCGTTGTAATAAGTTGATTCAGGCTGATGCTACTATCAATTGGAATGGCGATACCAAGACCGAAGGCCGCATCATGGGTGAGGCTCGTGCCATCCGTGCCATCTTGTATTTTGATTTGGCCCGCTTGTTTGGTGATGTACCTTTGCTGTTGGTACCGACTGAGGAGAATGTTCCTCGTACTCCTGTCAAGGAAGTATATCAGGCTATTTTCGATGATTTGAAATATGCTGCCGAGAATATTCCTGCTGATGCTTATCCATTGAGTGACCGTAATACCAATGATGGTCGTATTACCAAGTATGCAGCTGAGGCTTTATTAGCTCGTGCGTACCTTTATTATACTGGTTATTATGGCGAAGAACATCCTGCTTGTTCTAAGGCAGAGGCTACTGCTGCCATCAATGACGTGGTAGAAAATGGTGGCTATGAGTTGGAAGAAAATTATAAGGATTTCTGGATGCCTTCTTCTGATATTACCGCTGAGTCCAAGACCGTGACGGGCGATGTTACAAAATATAATTGGCAAACTACTTACGCTGGTAAGTGGTATGATGGCGATGGTTGGAAGTCTGGACAGGGTAATTTGTCTAAGGAAATCGTTCTGAACATGAAGTTTGCTGTTACTCAGAATTATGATGGTGATGGTGATGGTAATACATTCTCTGTTTACCTTGGTCCTCGTAACCGTTGTGCAAACGATGTACATATTGCCAGTGGATGGGGCGCTTGCCCTGTTACTCCTGCTTTTGTGGAGCAGTATAAGAACGATCCTCGTTTCTCTGCCTGTGTTTGGAGTTGTCAGGATGCTGGCTTTACTGCCGATGAGGCTGATACATACGAATATACAGGTTATTATACCCGTAAGTATGCGCCAATGTGTTTCTCTGATGGTACACGTCAGGAGGTAGGTTTTAAATTGGGTATTGCTCACCAGAACCTTACTTATTACCAGGACTATACCATCATGCGTTATGCTGATGTCTTGTTGATGCATTCAGAGTTGAATGGTAACGACTGGGGCTTGAATAAGGTTCGTGCTCGTGTAGGTCTGGAATCTGTTGATTATAGCATTGAGAATATCCGCAAAGAGCGTGCCATCGAGTTGGCTTTCGAAGGTGTGCACTATTGGGATTTGATGCGCTATAAGAAGGATGGTGCTTATGCAGCTGAAGCCATTGCCAAAGCTCAGAATGGAGCCAAGGTGAAGAATGGAGGTGTGGATGCTACGACCAAGTTCGTGGAAAGCAATTTCACTACCAAGAAAGGCTTGATGCAGATCCCTAATACTCAGATTACGCTTTCCGGTAAAGTTCTTACTCAGAACCCTGGATGGTAA
- a CDS encoding cellulase family glycosylhydrolase — translation MKKFKYLYLLLLGIVCGLAFSACSYEDDDYDEPSFKVLNPELSFDGTGGVQTINVQADAQPTASVIEGADWCSVTYKDQAAGTYNFDVTVAASQEDEATTATVRIIQGYSRKDVTITRAKKGAVVTPDVPPADMNKTAMEVAQLMYPGWNLGNTLEGGDSKNLWKNAGIETETVWQNAKTTQALIDAVKAAGFKSVRIPCSWVMGHITDAEKCTIDPAWMKRVKEVVDYCIKDGLYVIINQHWDGGWIEHNGMTANADIKTTKAQLTKIWTQIADNFKTYDEHLLFAGMNEPGVGAGEGDIIGVADMSNRIAEYEQTFIEAVRATGGNNAKRVLIVQGPNTDIDKFVANNYMSKIKDSATDRLMVEVHFYDPYNFTDLSEDKDWGKYCLYWGKNNTNGSEAGRTADAKYNEDYVEAQMKKMKTNFFDKGYPVLIGEFGANQRLAIGKDAVHDASVKDYYKAVVTSAINNGCVPMAWDTNGGLPSMTIFNRAGASVSNTNMLESIQAAVAAAKWPAK, via the coding sequence ATGAAGAAATTCAAATATCTATATTTGTTGCTCTTGGGCATAGTTTGCGGATTGGCTTTCTCGGCTTGCTCTTACGAAGACGATGATTATGATGAGCCTAGCTTCAAGGTTCTCAACCCAGAGCTTTCATTTGACGGTACTGGCGGAGTGCAGACCATCAATGTTCAGGCAGATGCTCAGCCTACAGCTTCCGTGATAGAAGGTGCCGACTGGTGCTCTGTTACTTATAAGGATCAGGCTGCCGGCACATACAATTTCGATGTAACCGTAGCCGCTTCTCAGGAAGATGAAGCAACTACTGCTACCGTTCGCATCATTCAGGGCTATAGCCGTAAGGATGTTACGATTACCCGTGCCAAGAAGGGGGCTGTTGTTACTCCTGATGTACCACCTGCTGATATGAACAAGACTGCCATGGAGGTGGCTCAGTTGATGTATCCAGGTTGGAACCTCGGTAACACCCTGGAAGGTGGCGACAGCAAGAATCTCTGGAAAAATGCCGGCATCGAAACAGAGACAGTCTGGCAGAATGCCAAGACCACTCAGGCTTTGATTGATGCAGTGAAGGCTGCTGGTTTCAAGAGTGTCCGTATTCCTTGTTCTTGGGTGATGGGACATATTACTGATGCTGAAAAATGCACCATCGACCCTGCTTGGATGAAGCGAGTAAAGGAAGTGGTTGATTACTGTATCAAGGATGGTCTCTATGTTATCATCAACCAGCATTGGGATGGTGGATGGATAGAGCACAATGGTATGACAGCCAATGCAGACATCAAGACTACCAAGGCTCAGCTCACTAAAATATGGACTCAGATTGCCGATAATTTCAAGACATATGATGAGCATCTTCTCTTTGCCGGCATGAATGAGCCAGGTGTAGGAGCAGGTGAAGGTGATATCATTGGTGTGGCTGATATGAGTAACCGTATTGCTGAGTATGAGCAGACTTTCATCGAGGCTGTCCGTGCTACAGGTGGCAACAATGCCAAGCGAGTTCTGATAGTTCAGGGTCCTAATACCGATATCGATAAATTCGTAGCCAACAACTACATGTCTAAGATTAAGGATTCTGCTACCGACCGACTGATGGTAGAGGTTCACTTCTATGATCCATATAATTTTACCGATCTGAGTGAAGACAAGGATTGGGGTAAGTATTGCCTCTATTGGGGCAAGAACAACACCAATGGTTCTGAGGCTGGTCGTACAGCTGATGCTAAATATAACGAGGATTATGTTGAGGCTCAGATGAAGAAGATGAAGACCAATTTCTTCGACAAGGGCTACCCTGTATTGATTGGTGAGTTTGGTGCCAACCAGCGTCTGGCCATCGGTAAGGATGCTGTTCATGATGCATCAGTTAAGGACTATTACAAGGCTGTTGTAACTAGTGCTATCAATAATGGTTGTGTTCCAATGGCATGGGATACCAATGGCGGTCTTCCTAGCATGACTATCTTCAACCGTGCTGGTGCAAGTGTTAGCAATACTAATATGCTTGAGAGTATCCAGGCTGCTGTTGCAGCAGCAAAGTGGCCTGCTAAATAA